The Apibacter raozihei DNA segment CCTTGAATTGCTGGCTGAGCAAATGAATATCGGTATTGCAGAAGCAGCAGTTATACAGGCGAAATTATGGGAAAACCCTTCTTTTTCTTTAGGAGACTTTAATTTGTGGACAACCGAGGCACAAAAAGAATCGGTGTTACCACTATTTGGTAAAACAGGTAGAAAGCAGTTTTCATTAGAGTTGAGCCAGTTAGTACAAACTGCCCGAAAAAGAGGTAAATTGATTAGCAGGGAAAAAGTTTCTAAAGAAATGGCTATACAGGATTTCGAAGAAGTGATCAGAGCTTTAAAGTTAGAGCTGAGAACTTCCATTCAGGAAATAATTTATTTACAGGATTATCAGAAAATCTTATCTAAACAAGAAGAATTAATAAGAGGATTAATATCTGCATACAAAAATCAGGTTTCACAAGGTAATATTGCGAAAAATGAATTGATACGTTTACAATCATCATTGTTAGAGTTAACCAATGAAATTTACGAAGTAAAAACAGACTTTAATGAGAAGCAGAGAGTGTTAAAATCACTTTTGAGTATGGAATCAACTAGTATGTTGGTCATCGATGAAAATAATCAGGATATAAAATCACCGGATATCTTAAATATAGATACATTGCTGAATCAAGCAGCTGAAAACCGGCCGGATGTTAAAAAAGCAAATTTACAAATCGAATATTTTGATAAAGATCTGGCTTATGAAAAAGCACAGCGTGTACCCGATTTAACTTTTTCAGCAGGATATGACAGAGCAGGTGGAGTATGGAAAGATTATGTAGGTTTTGGTGTGAGTTTCGATTTACCCATATTAAACAGAAATAAAGGAAATATCAAAGCAGCTCAGTTAGGAAAAGAACAAAGTAAATATTTAGCTCAAAATCAAGTAAATGTTGCCAGGCAAGAAGTTGCAGAAGCATTTAATAACTATAAAATTACTTATGATTTACAAAAAGAGATCGAAAATGAAAATCTGTCACAGGATTTGGATTTCATGATTGATGCATACACAAGAAATTTAATGAAAAGAAATATCAGCATGCTCGAATATATTGATTTTATGGAAGCCTATAAAACCAATAAGCAAACCATGTTAAATACAAGAAAAAATATGTTTGTACAATTTGAACAATTACAATACGCTACAGGTGTTGAAATAAAATAAAATTATGAGGAGAATATCATTTATACTTACAGCCACTTATTTATTTGTCGCATGTTCCGGAGAAGGAGAGAAAGATAAGAAAAATCAGGAAACTCCCGTTAGCGAAGCATTTTTAAAAAATGTAAAAACTGTTTCTGCAGTATTGAAATCTCAGGAAGAAGATTTGGTTCTTACCGGTAAAGTAGAATACGATCCGGATAGAATAGTCGAATATTCACCCATAATTAACGGAGTAGTAACTAATACATTTTTTTCTTTAGGAGATAAAGTAGGAAGAGGTCAGGTACTTGCCTATGTTAAAAGTATGGAGGTAAATTCACTGAAATCTGAAAAAGCCTCCTTGCAGGCTGAGTTGATGACTGCTAAAAGAGAATTGCAAAGTGCAGAATCCATGCATAAAGACAATATGTTGTCAGATACAGAATTAGCAGAAGCTCGTGCAAAAGTAAGGCAGGCATCCGCTGAACTTGGAAGGGTAAATTCAGACATGCAGGTAACCGGAACAAATAGCAAAGGTGGGTTTTCAATTACATCACCCATGTCCGGATATATTGTGAGTAAAAATATAGCTTCTGGTATGAGTATCTCTCCAGATTCCGATCCTCTTTTTACTGTAGCCGACTTAAGTCAGGTTTGGATAAGTGCGAATGTATATGCAAGCAATTTACAGTTTGTAAAAGAAGGAATGCCGGTTGAAATGACATCATTGTCTTATCCGGGAGAAGTTTTTGAAGGTCGTGTCACTCATATTTCCCAGGTTTTTGATTCTGAAGAAAGAGTTTTAAAAGCACGTATTGTGATGGCTAATCCGGAGCTTAAATTCAAGCCGGAAATGTCAATGATTATTAAATTAAAAAACAATACAGAAAACATGAAAGTTTCAGTGCCTGTAAAAGCACTTATTTTCGATGAAA contains these protein-coding regions:
- a CDS encoding efflux RND transporter periplasmic adaptor subunit, whose translation is MRRISFILTATYLFVACSGEGEKDKKNQETPVSEAFLKNVKTVSAVLKSQEEDLVLTGKVEYDPDRIVEYSPIINGVVTNTFFSLGDKVGRGQVLAYVKSMEVNSLKSEKASLQAELMTAKRELQSAESMHKDNMLSDTELAEARAKVRQASAELGRVNSDMQVTGTNSKGGFSITSPMSGYIVSKNIASGMSISPDSDPLFTVADLSQVWISANVYASNLQFVKEGMPVEMTSLSYPGEVFEGRVTHISQVFDSEERVLKARIVMANPELKFKPEMSMIIKLKNNTENMKVSVPVKALIFDENKDFVIVEESNHNFKIKEIKLLGHNEDTAYIASGISEGEKVVIKDQLLIYSHLKNK
- a CDS encoding TolC family protein produces the protein MYKYGFLILSFFTAIYVSAQKQDSIKISQEQIESLFLNQNLELLAEQMNIGIAEAAVIQAKLWENPSFSLGDFNLWTTEAQKESVLPLFGKTGRKQFSLELSQLVQTARKRGKLISREKVSKEMAIQDFEEVIRALKLELRTSIQEIIYLQDYQKILSKQEELIRGLISAYKNQVSQGNIAKNELIRLQSSLLELTNEIYEVKTDFNEKQRVLKSLLSMESTSMLVIDENNQDIKSPDILNIDTLLNQAAENRPDVKKANLQIEYFDKDLAYEKAQRVPDLTFSAGYDRAGGVWKDYVGFGVSFDLPILNRNKGNIKAAQLGKEQSKYLAQNQVNVARQEVAEAFNNYKITYDLQKEIENENLSQDLDFMIDAYTRNLMKRNISMLEYIDFMEAYKTNKQTMLNTRKNMFVQFEQLQYATGVEIK